The genomic interval GCCATGCCTATTCTGCAGGTTCTTATCTTTGTGTTACGATGAGTGTCAAAATCAGTGAATTCAGTGCATATATACAATATCAATGAATCTAGtaggctacatttacatttttgtcatttagcaaacTGATCTTATCCTGAGCGACTTACAAGACATTCAAGATGTTTGACAGACTTATACATGCTTATTCCTTCCTTAGGAGGAGCCCCTGTTCCTGATGGAGACCCCAGCGTAATGGCATCAATCCCAATCCAGTGCACCCAGAAGAGCTCCGGTGCTCTCCCTGCATGGCCAGAAACCCTAATGGTCCCAACACACAACCCTGCTGCACACTATGGCATTATAAGGCCATCTGGGGCCATGGGGTCACTCACTAATCTACTGGCTAGGGATTTGGGCAGACTACGGCTAGACTTCGCTCATCCAGGGACAGAAAGGAAGGAGGTCCTCAAAGCCACCCTCCTAGGACCTCTGGACCTACCTGGGGGTAATGGAGAGATGGCACCCTCCAGTGTCTCTGGGGACGCGAAGCAAGCAGGTCGATTTTGGGGTGATGATATGACCCGACAAATGTTCAGGGTAGGGTTTTTTTTTTTGACTAGTCATGTCATTAAACATAACATCTGTttgtcctctccctcccccatccccgtGCCTCTCCTaaaacctctctctcctcccccctgctCAGATGCCCTCGGCATGTGGCTCCTTCCTGGACAGTGAGTTTCTGAGCCAGACCGGGGGGATGATGCTGATGTCAGAGGTGGCGCTGCAGTCTCATGTGTGTGACTTCTGTAATGCTGTATTCCCCGGCCACACCACCACCAGGGGAGACTTCATGTgccacctccacacacacatcaccTAGAACATTatttcccaaccaggggtacttggcttatccacagggggtacctgAGAAGACCGATGAGACCATAGGCTTACTGATAAAGTGCACATGAGGGGGTAATTCaggggtactccaggcagagaaAAAAACTGTTTGTGTTACAGTAACCGAAaatggttgggaaccactgacgtAGAACTCTGCTTCCCTGCACcacctccatcacacacacatcacctagAACACTAGTTCCCTGCACCAACTCCACACACATCACCTAGAACACTAGTTCCCTGCACcacctccatcacacacacatcacctagAACACTAGTTCCCTGCATCAACTCCACACACATCATCTAGAACACTGGTTCCCCCATAacatctccacacacacataatctagaaccctattccccataACATTGTTTCTGCATCAGCTAGAGTAGTGGTTTCACCATAATATTGTTTCTGCATCACCTAGAGTAGTGGTTTCCCCATAATATTGTTTCTGCATCACCTAGAGTAGTGGTTTCACCATAATATTGTTTCTGCATCACCTAGAGTAGTGGTTTCCCCATAATATTGTTTCTGCATCACCTAGAGTAGTGGTTTCACCATAATATTGTTTCTGCATCACCTAGAGTAGTGGTTTCCCCATAATATTGTTTCTGCATCACCTAGAGTAGTGGTTTCACCATAATATTGTTTCTGCATCACCTAGAGTAGTGGTTTCCCCATAATGTTGCTTCTGCATCACCTAGAGTAGTGGTTTCCCCTTAAAGTTGTTTCTGCATTGTGACCTACCTGCCACCTCCACACACATCACCTAGACCATTTATGAGATTTGTTTGTTTTCCCCAAGAAATGTGTTATTGATTTCAATGAAAAAGGTTCTTACAACGTATATGTATTGATTAAACAGTCTGTTTTCTATGAAACAGAAGTGTACATATACCGCTTATGAAGTACCACTGTTTTCTTATAGCACTAGAGGGCAGTAACAACATACGGTAGGCTACATCATGGGATTTGTCTCAGTTATCTCGTTATTACTGGTACTGTTTTATTACTAGTAATAATAAAAGGACATACAGTCATTTATAAACAGCTACACAATCCATTATAATGTTACAcataatatatgtataaatatagAAATATACTTGTATATTTATCCTATCGTTGCTTTCGAAGGAAAACCTCGTAACTTCGTAACCATTCATTTTTTTCGTTGTGCATTGACATTTTTACATGCATCAACTCTAGGGCCaagaaaatgtattcaaaatagctTCTGAAGTTTCTTAATTGTATGTTTGTTAATGGTAAAGTATGGCTGTTTTCTATATTGGAGATAAGAGGTTTCATCCAACACAGACACTATGTAGGTAAAATTTCTGTCATGATTCTCTGTTGAATGTAGAGCTGAATTGATTAATACATTAGGCCAATTATCTTCAAAT from Salvelinus alpinus chromosome 2, SLU_Salpinus.1, whole genome shotgun sequence carries:
- the LOC139561781 gene encoding uncharacterized protein — translated: MEEAYTELYREFLQLRLLCLKQAALLKKLTEKLRTQQGGAPVPDGDPSVMASIPIQCTQKSSGALPAWPETLMVPTHNPAAHYGIIRPSGAMGSLTNLLARDLGRLRLDFAHPGTERKEVLKATLLGPLDLPGGNGEMAPSSVSGDAKQAGRFWGDDMTRQMFRMPSACGSFLDSEFLSQTGGMMLMSEVALQSHVCDFCNAVFPGHTTTRGDFMCHLHTHIT